CACATCCTTTAAATGATGCTTACCTTTAAATCTTAGTATAATTTAAACACTTGCATTGTATAAAACCTCTCCCCCATACAGTTATTGTGAACAGGGAAATTAACAATAGACCAAAATCATGTTTGGAACCAGACCGTTGGGCATATTAGCGTGGGGCGCTGCAGAGATCGTCTCACATCTCGAGCCAACATCAAGAGGCCATTTGAGgcacaaatgtatatttacaaCTGAGGCGACTCCTCCTCCTGATCAGCCTCCATATCCCACAAAATATTTTTGGAGTTTGTTCCCATGGAAAGATTGGAGCCAATAGGGATGGACAACCCATTGTCATTGGAGGTTGTAGCGAGGTCAGAACTAGGGGAAGTGAGGGTAAGCGTTGTCGCAATGGGCATTGGTCGAGTGTCTACGTCATTCACGTTATCCGTTCTTGATtcagattcaactttattgtcattgcacagagtacaagtactaggacaacgaaatgcggtctctgcatttgacccatcctagtgttaggagcagtgggctgccattatgtacggcgcccggggagcagtgtaggtaaccagtgtcttgctcagggacaccacggtggcacttggtctttcggggacttgaactggtgaccttccagttcccaggccaagcccctatggacttcgccaccaccgccctagcGTGTCGCCCTGCTCATTGAGGAGTACAGCCTTCGACAGTACCTGGAAGCTATCAGAGAGCCTTTTGTCCAAATGCAACAATTGATTGTCATGGCTGCTGGACTTCAGGAATCTCAAAACAACGTTAGTTTGGTTGATTTTCTCCATCAGCGTCTTGGCAGAGGTGAGGTTGGAGCAGAGATCCCTCAGAGTGTTCTAGAGCAGGGGATGCTTGTCCCGTTCCTCTGTATTTGATGGTGAGAATGAGTTGCTCCAGCTCTTTCACTGTCTGGGCGATTTGTTGGCAGCACTGCTTGTTGGTCTTCATATTTGTGGCGAAGCTGCAGGTTTCTGGACAAAGATTCAAGGTGAAATCCACCAGGTCGTTGCTAGGATCAGGTGCAGCCATGTTgagctgtagagacagagaggaaaataaaatggtgCCACAGTGAGGTGAGCTTTACCAGACTGGActaaaccaacaaaaaaaggaacagcaCAAACTCAGCTTTTTCTGATTATTAAGAGGTGGTGTGCGTGGGTTAGCCCTCTAACTAACAGTGTCTCcattctggatttctttttgttaatttggaagaaagaaaagctgtaaagaaaagtgtttactaaaagctgcagaaaccaaacgctgcaagaagctccaaacacaacggagaccaggggacactaaagagagacgcacacagctggagaccaggggacgctaaagagagacgcacacagctggagaccaggggacactaaagagagacgcacacagctggagaccaggggacactaaagagagacgcacacagctggagaccaggggacgctaaagagagacgcacacagctggagaccaggggacactaaagagagacgcacacagctggagaccaggggacactaaagagagacacacacagctggagaccaggggacactaaagagagacacacacagctggagaccaggggacactatagagagacgcacacaaaaGGAGActaggggacactaaagagagacgcacacagctggacaccaggggacactaaagagagacacacacagctggagaccaggggacactaaagagagacgcacacagctggagaccaggggacaaaagagagactcacacagctggagaccaggggacactaaagagagactcacacagctggagaccaggggacactaaagagagacgctcacagctggagaccaggggacactaaagagagactcacacagctgggaccggagcgctgggtgacgttcaggatcataaagctggacaactgtctctgtctcagagtgagtctgtctcagagtttCAGTTAAACGATTAAAAGGCAGCTAAGAATAAACCACACCTGTCAGTAACAACACGTGGTTTCCCCTGCTCTCATTAAAAGATGTCTAACTAGATCGCTTTTAAGGCAGACTTATAAAGCCATGTCCTTTAATGTTCCCTCGTGCTTTGATCCTGGTGTGTCTTTAAGCCCAGGAAACGGTCTCtttaaagcttgtatttttAACAGCAGTGACAGTGAAAGTAGGAGCTTAATATTAAAGATGATTTACCTGCTGAGTCTTTTTTGAAGTTGCTTGTCTGAATTCAAACTCGATTTAGAGAAAATGAAACGGTTTGTTCTTTTTCAAACCATGAAACATTCTTGGCACCAAGACGAGTGATTGCTAAACCTGCTCGTCAAGTTTAAGGAGTGAGAGCACtgaaataaacataaagcaGCCAGATCTAACTTGtatatttggtttatttgtttacttacaTTATCCCAAATGTTTTAGAAGGACTTGTGTGAGATTgtacaaagaaacacaacttattcaaacagaaaagagtaaaaagagCAAACTCAGAAACCCGGCATGGATGTCTCTTTATCAGTAAAGTGTTTATCAAACACACGATCATCAAACCATGAGGATGCAAATTTAAAACAGCAAGGGTTTAAATCTCTAGCTTGCATGATTGTGTCTGTTCCCAACATGCATCAGTTCAAATCTGATCTCACAAAGTAGAAATGATGCGAGGGATTGACGCAGCGATTTAGGAGACGTGTGGACCTTCTGCCCTCAGCATCGCGGCCGGCCGGAGTCCGTTTTGAAGAGTCTTTTGAGGACGAGGAGCTGCAGGTATCCGGACACGAGGATGACGACGCTTTGGGTCGCCGACCACCAGGTGACGTAGTTGTAGTTGGACTGGAGGAGGTAGTGGTCCTTCCCTTTCCTCATGCGGGCGAAGTTGTAATGACGCCACATGTGGAAGATCTGATTCTGGAGCTTCTGCATACTCTCCTAAAGCAGACATGGTATAGTGTCATAGCAAGCACAATTACCTCCAGCCAAGTGTCCCTCTTTTTTATCTTCAGGTAAGCTGACCATCCCGGACTGAGGGACgtgttttaaaatcaaagttCAAATACCTCAATACCGGCCAGAGTGCTGTTGAGGACTTTGTCCCCATCCTCcgtctctctcttcatctcctcgaAACCTTCGTAGACGACGCCAAAGCTCACAAACACCCTGATGCCTCCGAACTGGTTGTGGTTCCCGAGACACATCCGGTAGAAACCTGTTGGAAGGAAATGACCTTCAGAGACAATATATAATTCTTGTTTGTAAAAAACTAGAGCGGTgagagacgtgaagtcatgtgactgtgctgtagttcctttatagcccaacattagccgcctttagcttagcggtggtgacgtgaagtcatgtgaccgtgctgtagttcctttatagcccaacattagccgcctttagcttagcggtggtgacgtgaagtcatgtgaccgtgctgtagttcctttatagcccaacattagccgcctttagcttagcggtggtgacgtgaagtcatgtgaccgtgctgtagttcctttatagcccaacattagccgcctttagcttagcggtggagacgtgaagtcatgtgaccgtgctgtagtatGATGTTTTTTCTGCGGGTCCTACCTGTCAACTCAGTCTGGAAGTTCATTTGACTGACGGGGGCGTGCTTCGAAGCCACGAGGTCGCCCTGCGGTGAGTTTACCGTCACAAACAGCCGGTGATCATTGGCCATCCCCGTCACCCACTGCACCTGTGAGAACATATTGAACAAGTCCAAGTATTCAGATACAAATACAGCCATATGGATTTATTCATTAAGGGGTCGCTAATTATTATCAACtgatgaaatatatttaataatattttgaatgagCTTAtccttttgtattttaactAGCAAAAGAATGTTTGACTTTTCAGTTGTTTTCTGTAAAGGTATGGGAACACCGATAATGATCACATGTTTAAAAGTCAAACCGGCTCACCTTGAGTCAGTATGATAAGCTCAGGGGGGTGCCCAGATCTTAAACTCAAATCAAAATAGAAATACCACAGTTACAGTATAAGTCCCATATTTAAACTCTTACAATATGTCAGTATCCAAATGTACTTGGAGTAACAGTATGCAGATGAGTACATGTACAAAGTGACTGGATAAGCTTGATGATAAAAGGCCCACAGATGCAGAAACAAACTGTACTTTTTTGGGCGTGCATTAAGTTAAAACACACGTTTCTCTGCagaataatgaaatgtaatccTGCAGGTAAAACCTCTCACCATGTAGGACAGGTAGAAGCTCCCACTCTGGTGTGCAAAGTGCCAGAAACACTCCACTCCTGCAGCAGGCACGTCCAAAGCAAAGTCATATTTGTCGGAGCCTCTGAACAAGCCTGCGTCGGCCTCTCGGAGCGACGGCTCGGACTTCCTGCTCCAGACGCAGCGGGAGCTCAGCGCTAACAGCAGAGCGGTGATGAACAGCATGTCTGCAGAGCTCtgtggagcagctgctgcaggctgctgcCGCTCAGATATCAGCTGCAGGATAATTATTAACCAGATACCAACGCTTGATAACATATCAGAGGAACCACAGTCATGCACGGTGTTCGTCCGGGTTTCATGAAAGTCATTCAGGGATTTTTTAACATCATTGCAAGTAACGAAAGAAAGACTGAAACATTATTAATGTCTTATCATTTCTACATAAAACTCAACGCCACTCAAACCACAAGGGAGAGAAAACCCcacaaagggattttagcctttgcagcccatttacatgcGCTAAAACCTGTAATAGAAAACCCCAATAAGCcaaatagagcctctttaagaGAAGGGAACACAATGAGTACAAAACATCACATGCTCACGTTAGTATTTTAATCACGTTTATTTGTGCTTTGTAGAGAAGTACAGTACATCAATTAACATAACGACCGGCTAACCGTAAATATACTAACACCTGGGCCCTCCTTTTTGTGGATGTAAAACCCGACAGTTATCTGATAACATCGGATAAAAACCTTCAGCAGCGAGGCTTCTCCTCCTCGGCGCCGCTCTTGGTGATGAAGAGCCtcttgaggaagaggagctgcaggtaACCCGAGGTAACGATGAGGAGGCTGAGGGCCAGGGACCACCAGGTGACGTACTGCGAGTTGGAGAGCAGCAGGTAGTAGTCGGCGCTCTTCCTCATGCGGCCGAAGTTGTAGTAGCGGAACATGTGGAAGACGTAGTTCTCCACTTTGTGAGTCGCACCCTGCAACAAATACTACCAgtgtcactgctgctgtcatCAGAACTACAAATACTACCGTCActgcagctaatgttgggctataaaggaactacagcacggtcacatgacttcacatctccaccgcaaagctaaaggaggctaatgttgggctataaaggaactacagcacggtcacatgacttcacatctccaccgcaaagctaaaggaggctaatgttgggctataaaggaactacagcacggtcacatgacttcacgtcaccaccgctaagctaaaggcggctaatgttgggctatgaaggaactacagcacggtcacatgacttcacgtcaccaccgctaagctaaaggcggctaatgttgggctataaaggaactacagcacggtcacatgacttcacatctccaccgcaaagctaaaggaggctaatgttgggctaactacagcacggtcacatgacttcacgtcaccaccgctaagctaaaggtggctaatgttgggctatgaaggaactacagcacggtcacatgacttcacgtcaccaccgctaagctaaaggcggctaatgttgggctatgaaggaactacagcacggtcacatgacttcacgtcaccaccgctaagctaaaggtggctaatgttgggctatgaaggaactacagcacaggtcacatgacttcacgtcaccaccgctaagctaaaggtggctaatgttgggctataaaggaactacagcacggtcacatgacttcatgtcaccaccgctaagctaaaggtgctcactagtactgtgtgtgtgtgtgtgtgtgtgtgtctgtctgtctgtctgtctgtctgtctgtctacctCGATGACGCTCAGGGTGTTGTTGAGGTCCTTGCTggcctcctccttcttcttcttctcttcctctttggTCTTGGCGGGGTCTTGGTATCCGTCGTAGTAAACGCCGAAGCTGAGGAACACCTGCATGGTGCCGAAGCGGTTGTGGAAGTTGCTGAAACACATCTGATAGAAACCTGCAGAGACATAATGTTATATTAGATATATTATATTGAAACGCTTCTAATTCTAATAATGGTATTAATCATGTTGACGCACAAATCACGAAAAGGTTCTCTCTTGGTTAGTTCTGCAGAGTAACTAAAGCTCTCAGACATATTTTGTGGAGTAAAAAGATCCACATTGGTCTTAAAATGTATTGGAGAATAACTATAGGAagcagaacattgaaatactgcATTACCTCCCTGCTTGACTTAGGATAAGATGTACTTAGGATTTGTCACAGCCACATGGGAGAACAAGGTATTGCACAACCtttatttcagaaaacaaacaaagtacaaacatctccaaataaagaaatacaacatttccaAAGAGTCGAAAATATGCACTTACAGCCAACAAAATGTAGAAGTAGAATATTATTAACATTAAGTGTGCAAGGAATagcatattaaataaaataacggaacatatttaatttaatatgctATTGCTTTTGTACAAACCTCTGAAACTGATGCTCAAACATCTCATTTCTCTACTAATTATCAAACtgaaataagacatttaaagcCACAGTGCAGCCTTAttactgtttatttatgtaatgcCTCAAACTTATGTCCCCCTACCCGTTTCCTCGGCCTCAAAGTTGATCTGACCCTTTGCATCATCAACGGTCGCCATGATGAGGCTGCTGGGAGCGTTCACGGTGACGGTCAGGTGTCTGTCTTGGCCGACGCCCGTCACCCACTGCACCTGCAGACagaaaatagtaataatacCTTTATtaatatagcacctttcatgcagCACAAAGTCATTTACAGAGTCACACCAGATAtatcaaaaacaataacaaagacatTTACATAAAGCGGAATGTGCAATGTGACGAAGACACATACTTTGCACATATACGATATGCTCAACAGCTGATGCACAATTTCGATTTTCACAACCTTTTTATGTCTTCTTTCATACCGTCATAATATTGAACACATCATGTTTGAGTTCTAAGGATTCTGATTGTATTTACCCTCCGACCTCTAATGGTACCATGTTGTCAACATTCCACACACTTAAAGCAGAGCCGTGCCATGACATGTGACGGAAAACCTACATTTCTTCAGAACAAAAGGTCCACGttgtacataaatacacatgtgCTCCATAACTGATTGACCATTTGGATTGAATTACCCTCCGACCTCTCCAATTAATGCTTCTctgtttaaagaggacatgatGCTCATTTGAAGTTAGTGAGTGACAGCTGTGACGACACACCAGCTCACTGAGTAAAATAAGACTTCCTTCTGCCTGCTCAGGCAATCTTCTGAgttttcacaatttaaaaccCTCACTTTCAgaggccttcaaaataaaagtacacgTTAAAATAACCCTCTCATGTTGAAGGGAGCGTGTTGCGGCCTCACCATGAAGCTCAGGTAGAATCTCTCTCCACGGTGAGCAAAGTGCCAGAAGCACTCGAGGCCGGCGGCAGGAAGCACCACGGAGAAGTCGTACTGGTCGGTTCCCCAGAACAGCTCCTGGTCCGTCATGTTGCCGTGGAAGTCTGTCTGGGGCCCGCCGAGAACCGGACCCCAAAACACGAGGCACAAGAACAGGATAATCCTCAACATGTCTGACAACACGAGGAGCTCCTGTCCACATGGAGGTTTGCTAGAGTCTGCGTGTAGAGGTGAGAAATGATTAACCAGCACCGACAGGTTGCCTCTGTTGGTGGGAAAACTGGGCTGCCTTCACAGGTGTGATAACGAGGAACAACTGCCTGCTATAGTTGCCAGCAGTGTGAACCTCCAAAACCACTCCACAATTGTCCAAATCAGCCAAGCCACTATTAAactattgtctgcatatgccaacgcaattaattaattaattaacgCAGCTTATGACCATTGTGCTAATCGCCCAAcgtatgcaagttagcatccggcagtttgtGTGCTCTGGAGACCCGTGCTCTACATTTCTAACATTGGGGTACTCaacaggactctatgagctggcaaaCAGACTATGAAGGGGGACTGGGGGAATGAAAAGGGAAGTCTGACCACAGATGTGATGataaaaaagaggaggaagaagaagaagctggaatcaggttttttttccaagtgattgttttttttttaaaaggcagaaTATCGCAGCTGGTTAAGAGGAAtataatcaaatacatttacaacgTCTTGgcatttagtttgtttacattcagAATATAAAATCGTAAAgacactgaaaaatgtgtgcttttagaTCCTGGGATTTCTCCCTTGTGAGTGACAGAGCTGAGTGGCACTGCTTCATTCATAACGATAAGGTTTCCAAGAAGACATTCATTAACAGAGAGAACATTAACTTTCACGTCCTTCAAACTGAAAAACTATCCAATTTCTTCAA
Above is a genomic segment from Eleginops maclovinus isolate JMC-PN-2008 ecotype Puerto Natales chromosome 2, JC_Emac_rtc_rv5, whole genome shotgun sequence containing:
- the LOC134881036 gene encoding transmembrane emp24 domain-containing protein 6-like; the encoded protein is MLRIILFLCLVFWGPVLGGPQTDFHGNMTDQELFWGTDQYDFSVVLPAAGLECFWHFAHRGERFYLSFMVQWVTGVGQDRHLTVTVNAPSSLIMATVDDAKGQINFEAEETGFYQMCFSNFHNRFGTMQVFLSFGVYYDGYQDPAKTKEEEKKKKEEASKDLNNTLSVIEGATHKVENYVFHMFRYYNFGRMRKSADYYLLLSNSQYVTWWSLALSLLIVTSGYLQLLFLKRLFITKSGAEEEKPRC
- the LOC134883843 gene encoding transmembrane emp24 domain-containing protein 6-like, which produces MLSSVGIWLIIILQLISERQQPAAAAPQSSADMLFITALLLALSSRCVWSRKSEPSLREADAGLFRGSDKYDFALDVPAAGVECFWHFAHQSGSFYLSYMVQWVTGMANDHRLFVTVNSPQGDLVASKHAPVSQMNFQTELTGFYRMCLGNHNQFGGIRVFVSFGVVYEGFEEMKRETEDGDKVLNSTLAGIEESMQKLQNQIFHMWRHYNFARMRKGKDHYLLQSNYNYVTWWSATQSVVILVSGYLQLLVLKRLFKTDSGRPRC